A portion of the Cryptomeria japonica chromosome 5, Sugi_1.0, whole genome shotgun sequence genome contains these proteins:
- the LOC131067311 gene encoding antimicrobial peptide 1-like, whose amino-acid sequence MKNTSALKYLGILLVCLLFVRPSVGSYFSVWAGSGCSNQAATYSNCGCTNVASDLHGGYQFVYQGQTAAAYNAANCDGVAHTRFTSSVSGCTAFGWNSFFIQC is encoded by the coding sequence ATGAAGAATACTAGTGCTTTGAAATACTTAGGAATATTGCTTGTATGCCTCTTGTTTGTAAGGCCTTCTGTGGGTAGTTATTTTAGTGTATGGGCAGGTTCTGGGTGTAGTAACCAGGCTGCTACTTACAGTAACTGTGGGTGCACTAATGTAGCCAGCGATTTGCATGGAGGATATCAGTTTGTATACCAAGGACAAACTGCTGCTGCTTATAATGCTGCTAATTGTGATGGCGTAGCACATACTCGCTTTACTAGCAGTGTTAGCGGCTGCACCGCGTTTGGCTGGAACAGCTTCTTCATTCAGTGCTGA